The sequence tgctttacatgaATGTGACATCTTTTGGAAAAATGACTTGCAACTACACAGGAGTATTATGTGGAGGCAAAAGCTAAACTACTTTTGTTGTGACAAagttatgacattattttctccCATAGAATACATGCGTCACCCACTTGTTAAAAATAACTGCTTTACAGCAATGCAaggcacatattttacattcaaAAAGGTCCACAGCACACCACCAAACTAAAATGTTGCATGAAGGGCGACAGATGGATACACaagttatgtatgtatgctgccatctagtggaagatagtttctttgttttctgcatttttcttttgcatgtttgtcacacataaatgtttcacatcatgacacaaatttaaatattagtcaatgacaacacatgtattttgaaaatgaaactttttataaTTGGTTTGATGGTGATTCCtcacattttggaaaaacagcaacagtaaaatacggtggtggtagtgtgatggtctggggctgttttgctgcttcaggaccggGAAGActtactgtgataaatggaaccatgaattctgttgtctaccaaaaaaaatcctgaaggaggatcatctgttggtgacctcaacttgggttctgcagcaggacaatgatccaaaacacaccagcaagtccacctacaaaatgaagacttaggagtggcctagtcaaagtcctgacctgaatcctattgagatgctgtggcatgaccttaaaaaggtccttcatgctggaaaagcctccattgtgactgaatgacaacaattctgcaaagatgattgggccaaaattcctccattATTCctccaaattattttttttccacacagggctgTGTAGGTTTGGATTGATTGATGATCTGGACAAACATGCACAATAAGGAATTAGGAAAgaagcaaacacttttttttactccactgtatatatatatatgtatatatatatatgtatacacttagtatatttgcatatattaGCATACCTTGCACATACGTCGTCACATAAAAAAGTAAAGCTCTAACAGAATGTCATTGCCGTTAATGCCAGGATGTTGTGCAGATGGCTTTCccagatgaggaggaggaggagaatgagGAGGAGTTGGGcatggatgatgatgaagaagaagaagacgacaaTGGAGGATTTGTGGGTCCTGAGCTCAGCAGCCCAAGCGACATTCAGAGCAGCAGCGGAGAAGAGAACGCCTCCTCTCTCACCTATTCCTCCTCCTCTGACCACATCCCTCCACCCCCCATgactcctcctccgcctccaccTGTTCAGTTCAATGACTCCcctgcccctcctcctcctcctcctcctccaccgccTCCTGCTCCTGTAGCTACACAGACTCAGCAGCAGCCTAGCTACACCCCTGAGCACTCTCCGAGAGCTTACGTGCCCATCCGCCGCAAATCTggaccacctcctccacctccaccccgCAGTAATCCGCCTCCTAAACGACACTCCCTCCACAAAGTGCTCCCGACTAAGGAGGAGATGCACGTCCATGCTGCCATACAGGAGCTTAAGGCCTATCAAGAGCAACAGGAAAGACAGAATTATGAGGAGCAGCAAGCATATAAAGAGAGGCAAGCGTATGAGGAGCAGAAGGCTTTTGAGGAACAACAGGCCTACCAGGAGAAACTCTTCAAGGAGAGACAAGCCTACGAGGAGCAGAAGGCGTACGAGGAGCTGAAAGCCTTCGAGGAGCAAATGTTCCAGGAGCAACAAGCCTACCAAGAAAGGCAAGCATCACAACAGCGTCAAGCCTACGAGGAGCAGAAAGCTTACGAGGAGCAACTGATGCAGCAGATCTACCAGAGCCATCACTCCATGCCGTCCCAGCCCACCCAGCAGCAAGCCCACTCACCCCACCAGCTCCAGCAGCTTCACCAGTCTTTACCACCACTTCCTGGTCCGGAATCCACCAATCACCATGCCCGTCTTTATATGATGCACCaatcacagcagcagcagcaaggtCATCACCACCGCCGTCAGTCCCGctcagccccgcctccacatcAGCCGCCACCTCAACCCGCAGCAAACCCGAGTCAGCAGTATTCCGAGGGTGTTTACCAAAGCCGCCAAAGCTTCAGATCACAGCCCCACCACTCCTCTGCGGAGATGCTCCATCAGATGCAACAAGCCCACCACAACCAGTCTGCCGACGTGCTGCAGCAGATGCACCAACCCAGCTCTCACTACTCGTCAGCGGAGATCCTTCACCAAATCCACCAGTCCAAGCTCCATCACTCCTCCACAGAACGTCTCCATCAAGCTCACCAGATGATGCAGATGCAGCCTCACCACTCCTCCACGGAACTTCTCCACCAAGCCCACCAGATGCACAGAGGACAGCCCCACCATTCCTCCTCCGAGCTACTCCATCAAATACACAAACCCAAGCCCCACCATTCTTCCACTGAGCTCCTGCACCAATCCCATCAGATGCACCAACCAAAGCCGCACCACTCTTCCACCGAGCTTCTGCATCAAGACCAACAAGAGCCGTCCTCGCTTCCTGTTCAGCTAAATCGCGAGAGCCACTCGCAGAGTCGCCGAAGTCTCAAATGTCTCCACCAGACCCAAGTGTCCCCACAAGCGCAGTCCGTCCACCATCACCCGCAGCCTATCAAGCCATCCCCCCAGAGACCCCATTCAATGCAGCAGACTCACCACCACTCCGGCACCCCCCAGATCCACCACATTCACCACATGACCCCCCAGCCCCCGCCGCAGGACTACCAGCACCAGATTCACGTCATCCACCCTCCACAGCAGCAATCCCACAGATCCCATCCCCTCCTCTCGACATTCCAACCTCTCCAGCCCCACCAGCCGACTCTTTCCACCTTCCAGCCTCTCCCCCAACAGCAGACCCAGGCCCCCACCCAAAGCACCCGCCCTCATTCTCAACCCTCTCACCATCTCATGCAATCCCAACAACCCCAAGTCCAGACCCACCACAAACCACCCCAGGCACAAAATCAACCCCAGTCCCTCCCACATTCTCTATCCGACCCCACGGAGCACCTGGAGCCTCCGCCGCCACCCCCTCTGCCGCCACCTTGCTCGCCCCCACCCTTACCCAGGCCCACTCTCTCCAGGATGGACTCCCATCACATGAGCGTCAAGAGGCTGCGTTGGGAGCAGGTGGAAAACTCCGAGGGCACCATCTGGGGACAGGTGATCCATCCGTAATGGGAAGCTACAATTAGCTCGCCATGACTTAACGCTGTATTCTTTGTAGCTGGGCGCCAACTCTGACCATGAGAAACTACACGACATGGTGAAATATTTGGATCTGGAGATGCACTTTGGGACACAGAAAGGATCTTGTcagttcgtttttttttcttacatttctaAACCTCTTAAAGTTTGCACACAACCATTTGTTAATCTCTTTAGCCCTGCTTGTAGTGCCTACGCCAGAGCCTACACCACAGCTTGAAACATTTAAGAAGAAAGATGTGATTGAAATTCTGTCCCACAAGAAGGCCTACAATGCATGTAAGTCTGGGATTCTTGAAGTTAGATAAACTAGACGGGTCGTCTTATATGATGCCTGTGTTTGCGTCCCTTCCCCAGCCATCCTGATAGCCCACCTGAAGCTGTCACCAGGAGAGCTGCGTCAGGTCCTGATGAACATGGCTTCCGATAGGCTGGAGCCACCTCACATCAGACAGCTGTTGCTGTACGCCCCCGATGCGGAGGAGGTGAAAAAGTATGAAGAATACAGAGACGACCCCAGCAAACTCAGCGAGCCGGACCAGTTTGTGTTGCAGGTAGAGCAGTGGACCTTTTTGGAaccaaaaaagtatatttatgacgcattgcatttttgtatttgtacactTAGATGCTATCAGTGCCTGAGTACAAGACCCGCCTGGAGAGCCTCCACTTCAAGTGTTCTCTACAGGAGAAGACGGAGGAGCTGAGGGGAGCCTACGAATGCGTATGTAAGGCCTCCTCGGAGCTGAAGAGCAGCAAGAAGCTGGCAAAGATATTAGAGGTACAATAGTAGTAGGATGCTAAGGATGCTCCCATCAGTGAAATGAACCAATACCAAtcacatggtaatggtttaatttcatttgaacatgcatcagattacaattgaatgcatcacataatcagttcacagttccacatgtccaaaaggagtaggaagaagcaaagcttattaaatcctacccctccatctggtacttttacaatcagtaactgttacatttgttcacttcctgctttcctaatatagtttacctgggggccactggagctagggtctgggcgaggctgggccacatttcccaaaaaaaaaacaacgcaattattaaaaacagaaaaatgaataaactttgctttggttccgattttctacaagaaaagctctgataaaactttccactgttctcaaatatcttaatttttatttttctacacaaaataagatcaagaataaagaaaatcaatcaatcaatcagtaataaataaatataataaagctttaataataaaacggcaaataataaaaacttaagaaaccacatatagttggtgggtagacaattttttttttcagattaaaattaacaaagcattattagagccctgtagacatgacaaaacacgactgtagtcacattggagctagcgacctaaacggtagcctccaagttatttccattaaacttaaaaagccaaaaacttaccacttccacacggatagggaggataactattaacagttatttaacctttaacatgaacattaatcaaacgtaatatttttttctgggtacatgataccatacagcatccatatcaaacttgcgcgtgccgcactaacattaaactttcatatcaaggttggggcctcaaactagtgtcctgctgggccacatttggcccgcgggctgcgtgtttgagacccctgccttatgtattattttagctgtttgaagatgaactatatcagcaagttgaagtatttgtgattttagaaataaggagttagtatgttctctttaggcagcattatgaattatccttactgaccttttttgcagtacatttagcgagtgaagattgcttttatagttattagcccatatttccacacaataagtaagatatggtagaaccagagagcaataaagagtgtggagtgatttctgattgtgaacacattttgctttgttcaatattgaaatatttctggccaccttatgttgtatatttgtaatatgaggtttccaacctggaataaataataatgtagtaaaataataatataatgtgaaAAGACGAGAaagaaatgcattgtgaaatacaaaatatgacttgcggataccagcattttgctCATATTCTGGTGTTTTAGtgtgaaataagctatgaaaataaatgtgacaaaaatgagtaaccattttcattttgtaaaagtagttctcacaagaaaaaaacaattggtTACCCGTGTTATAGCcaatagtacatttaaacatttacacttcatctatgatctcagggaagaactacatttgaaacacttctatgctaggactacgttaaaaagccatagcatttcagtatgtggaatcaaactatggaatggattgagtaagaccctcaaacaatgcacaacgatgagccaattcaagaaacaatacaagcagttgatgtttgctaaatacaaggatgaagagtcttgaaccgtgcagacccaaccatgattcatattaccataataatggtaatatacataataccatgacaagtctgtttttttttaatttcctagTTTGTGTTGGCCATGGGCAACTACCTGAATAACAGCCAGCCTAAAACCAGCAAGACAACAGGCTTCAAGATCAACTTCCTGACAGAGGTACACAAGAAAACCAATCAAATGCTGATTAAAACAGGAACATAAGATCAATTCCTTGTATCACCTGCAGTTAAGCACTACAAAGACGGTGGATGGCAAGTCAACATTTCTGCATATTCTGGTCAAGTCTTTGTGCCATCACTTTCCAGATGTACTAGATTTCTCCAAAGATCTCACTATGGTTCCGCTCGCAGCCAAAGGTAAGCATTGACACTTTGACATCTGATTACTGAGCAATACAATACCCAAAGGTCCCTATTGCATTATAACAGTAATACGTGAccaagcatgaaaaaaaaacacctacccTCTATTTAACCATATTTATTTACCCCCATTATTACAATTCAGCCCATATTTAACCATGTAACACTCAGTCAATCAGAGGACTATGACTACCGACGTCAACGACCTCCACGCCACCATCCAGAACATCCGCTCagcatgtcaaaaaatgccCACGACAGCTGAGGACCGCTTTGCGGTCGTCATGAGTGTATCCTTTGTGAATTTAGGAGCGATGAAGCACTACTAGACCAAACCATGTTGATAAACGTGTTTTGCCACCCTTGACTCGGTGATGCTTGTAGAATTTTCTGGAGAACAGCCATCCAGCTGTTCAGTCTCTGGAGTCTCTCCAGCAGAGAGCAATGGAGGAATTTTCCAGAACGGCGTCTTACTTTGGAGAGGACAGCAAGAGCACCAACACTGAAGCCTTTTTTGGCATCTTTGCTGAATTCATCAACAAGTTTGAGGTGAGGATAAATGATTTAAAGTCATATACGGcgatgtgaaaaagtgtttgcccacttcctgatttttttatatttttgcacttttgtcacacttaaatgtttcagatcattcattcattcattcattcattttctactaaaCAGTAAATATTAGTCGAAGTCACTTTTTTAAATGAACCTTTTTATTATCAAGGGAGAGATAATTAGAGAGATTAAaggagatctatcagtctggaaaaggttataaagccatttctaaagctttgggactctagcacaccacagtgagagccattatccacaaatggtaaaaacatgaaacagtggtgaaccttcccagaagTGGCCGgctaaccaaaatgaccccaagagcgcagtgacaactcatccaagaggtcacaaaagaccccacaacaacatccaaagaactgctgaaaaaaataaatcaggaacAAATGAGAATGAAATTGAGATCTagcagtctggaaaaggttataaagtcatttctaaagctttgggactctagcacaccacagtgagagccattatccacaaatggtaaaaacatggaacggtggtgaaccttctcaggagtggccggctaaccaaaattaccccaagagtgcagtgacaactcattcaagaggtcacaaaagaccccacaacaacatccaaagaattgCAGGCCTCAGTAAAGGTCagagttcatgactccaccataagaaagacactgggcaaaaatggcctgcatggcagagttccaagaccaaaactaCTGCtcattaaggctcatctcaattttgccagaaatcaTCTTGAGGATCCCCAAAACCTGGGAAAAtactaaaagtaaaagtaacaccacatGTCAGAAAAACATgataccaagagtaaaatatggtggtggtagtgtgatggtatggGGCTGTTTTTGCTGCTGACTCTTCTCTTCATTGTTttgccattgactaatatttacatttgcttGATGGTTGCAACATTTAAGCGTGACATGCAAAAAGAAGTAACCAGGAAATGGGTAAACACCACTGTAGCTGTAAATAGTTAAACATTACAAACAGCCTTGACTTGCTGTCTTGATCATTCTCCTTTTATGACTTCAATCCTGAAAGTCATGACGACATCTTTTTTATCTTAACAAACTTTATTACTTTGCACCATTTTTTTCACGAAAATacaactttactttactttttgctttatttttttactttactttttactttactttttactttactttttactttactttttactttactttttactttactttttactttactttttactttactttttactttactttttactttactttttactttactttttactttactttttactttactttttactttactttttactttactttttactttactttttactttactttatagTTTGCACTTCACTCTttacttgacctgacttgacttgtATTGACTTGACCTGCATTGGCTTTAGACGTGACTTGACACGTGACTTGACACATGACTTGACACGTGACTTGACACCTGACTTGACACCTGACTTGACACCTGACTTGACACCTGACTTGACACCTGACTTGACACTTGACTTTAGCATTATTAACCCCTTGCTTTATTCACCACAGAGAGTCCTGGGTGATCAACAGGCGGCAGAAAACCCCAAGAGCCCAAGAAGTCCCCGTATGGCTTCACCACTGGCCTGGTAGCTCCTATGTAGGAGATACGTGTATACCGTATCTGTACAtattggacacttcattaggtacacctgcacaatgctAGAGATACACTTTAGAAAGACGCACACTTTGGATTGACTGAATATCCTGAGCATCATCCTGAGGGTGAGAGTTGTTTGTAATATTAGCCTCCTTCTTGTAGCTCAATgtatagaattattattattattattatgttgtatgCGGGTATACCCAATTATATGATCAACAGTTGCATAACATTTCTGAGCAAAAGAGGACTTGGGCagctttttttggaggggggggggggtacaataTTGTATGTAATCTATACATACATCTATAAGTCTCCTTTGTGTagtttataaaacaataaaatagcaTCATTTATATATCAATAATTGGAATGTTATTCAAATCTAATTGATATAGggttgttatatatttttttcaagcacATAACAGTAGCGTCCTCATTGCATAGTGTGTATTTGTTAAGCAGCCCACCACACTGAATGTAATAGAAGTCAACTCATATCTCAGCATATCTTCTGCCCTGGTCTCTCATCAAGGGTTTGACTTGAAATGTGGAGACGTTATTCTGAAGCGATAGATAGcactttctatgttttttttagacgCTCTGACAATTCAGTTTTCCATAAATGGAACATGACAGCGTGCAATCCAACACGGATATGGTCTGTTTGCACTGCACCAAATGAAAACCCTTAGGagcgtgtgtatatgtatgtatatacgtattaGCACTTTTAAGAACCGAATATTTATCTTACTGTTTATCTCATGAGAGCTGGGTTTCCAAGAGAGTGAATTTTAATATAGCATCTGCAATAATGTACATAAATAGCTCATTATTATGCCAATGCTTCGTAGAACAACAAAGTAGTAGTTattataaaaatgataataatagtaatatgtgCAGCAAATGAacgcttttgttttttttccccactttagATGTCACTGTGCATAAAGCCAGACTGAATTAGCTAAAAGTATACCACAATAGGGACACTATAATATTGGCTTTTGATGGATTGAATTTGATTTAAAATCAGAATGGAATAAAAAGGACAGCGTAAATCATTTTAGGAATAATTGTAGAtttttaatgataaataatgataattaatgtTAATACGATCATGCACACTTGCTACGGTGCAACGGAAAGGTTATTTAATTGTAAAACACAAGAGAAATGACGTCATAATGTTTTGAGAAGCATGTTATCGTTTGAACTCAAACGAATACCCTGCACCTTTGTCTCCCTCTAGTGGCAAACTATATTTATGCACGTCTTTTATTCTCCATATTGCCGACatcaaaatacatttaaacGCTCCGCTGCTCTTCTGGTATGGATTTGACGCCAGCTCACTCCTCCTGTCGCTTTAATGATCTTTGTTTGCTTGTAACAAaggaagctaacatgctaaatagTTGACAAAAGCTGCGTCACAATATGAGTTTTCTGGAAGAGCTATAaaagcagaggtgtccaaagtgcggcccaacAGATAATGTAGTAAtagctttattttgaaatatatacatcatgtttttaagttgcactttattgttgtatagtcattctttttttttgtaattattttttattcagtgTGTCTGTAATACTCCATGGAATGCTTGTTGTTTTTGGATGATCTGATGATAATACTTGATGTTTATGGTCTAAAATATGTAAcatctgcattttgtgttgtgtatTTAACAATGCTGCCAAATATAACTTCACATCAAATCTCTTGTTTGTATTTCTATGAATAATCATATCTGGAAATGTGTCTGCAAACACCttacgggtgggggggggtggcaatAAATCTCTTACATTTTAACCAAGGCTCCATGTAGACATGTGGAAAAGTGGAGTTTGACCTTGTGGCCGGTGGAAGTCGTCATCGGGTAATTCTTGGACATGCTTTATTCAGATACTTTAAGAC comes from Doryrhamphus excisus isolate RoL2022-K1 chromosome 15, RoL_Dexc_1.0, whole genome shotgun sequence and encodes:
- the grid2ipa gene encoding delphilin isoform X4, producing MRRFLSRKGRFSLRQSKSGPRSACKDFYLGLPATNQNWPEAFGFRLGGTGPSYILSVVEGSSAFLAGLQPGDQVVDIEGQDVTNLSTPALIALAQTLKTVPPSIGVVSRIEQIDITPSPDGRFGFTIVGDSPLMVEDCMPNGAASRSGLKVGAYVMEVNGIPVKHHETAAAMIKAAQGRPLRLGVLSMARRPKRLSSSMRVLSQSGDSVRDSRAHKAMEFNKKVEDVLGDEPDVKEQLFEVLKQYAAERDVERLAEALPDILITEEHQQLIDSVRIFIPKKHRERFDEVVSQSLMSRFKGRSFSDPSRSRRSRRRSEDHPEHLLVSTRASSVPRTHAEEGSIPPARGMRKTTSLIAGHSGGATTNCRTVRVCKGNMSFGFTLRGHAPVWIDSVIPGSAADKAGLKPGDRILFLNGLDMRTSSHEKVVSMLQGSGAMPTLVVEDGAPSFTLSEQDLVGSGIAPERARSPVLSSLQWVAEILPPSIRVQGRTFGQQLEHLLTIQERYTICKALENFFQHRNVDTLIVDVFPVLDTPAKQVIWQFVYQLLTYEEQEHCQSKISRFLGFKTTVPPPPPPPPPEPEVASEPHRRSSSMRVTGTTYRSSVRGRSSDDLVIGTHLGMDSFLEAGMRLAPGERQSGDGTSLPETPNNLTNLSAVYAELENMYSAKRSKSLKTRPPPAPETLLDLDPPSRTASPTMRVNTGSRKGPPAPTSWPETIPSPPPSQFYPSGLTSQNSGESNPYISLDSPPLSPPETPDFLSSPPPRRSSKRRYTFSKPPRSEDTDRFLDALSEQLGQRVAIVDDFLTPENDYEEDVVQMAFPDEEEEENEEELGMDDDEEEEDDNGGFVGPELSSPSDIQSSSGEENASSLTYSSSSDHIPPPPMTPPPPPPVQFNDSPAPPPPPPPPPPPAPVATQTQQQPSYTPEHSPRAYVPIRRKSGPPPPPPPRSNPPPKRHSLHKVLPTKEEMHVHAAIQELKAYQEQQERQNYEEQQAYKERQAYEEQKAFEEQQAYQEKLFKERQAYEEQKAYEELKAFEEQMFQEQQAYQERQASQQRQAYEEQKAYEEQLMQQIYQSHHSMPSQPTQQQAHSPHQLQQLHQSLPPLPGPESTNHHARLYMMHQSQQQQQGHHHRRQSRSAPPPHQPPPQPAANPSQQYSEGVYQSRQSFRSQPHHSSAEMLHQMQQAHHNQSADVLQQMHQPSSHYSSAEILHQIHQSKLHHSSTERLHQAHQMMQMQPHHSSTELLHQAHQMHRGQPHHSSSELLHQIHKPKPHHSSTELLHQSHQMHQPKPHHSSTELLHQDQQEPSSLPVQLNRESHSQSRRSLKCLHQTQVSPQAQSVHHHPQPIKPSPQRPHSMQQTHHHSGTPQIHHIHHMTPQPPPQDYQHQIHVIHPPQQQSHRSHPLLSTFQPLQPHQPTLSTFQPLPQQQTQAPTQSTRPHSQPSHHLMQSQQPQVQTHHKPPQAQNQPQSLPHSLSDPTEHLEPPPPPPLPPPCSPPPLPRPTLSRMDSHHMSVKRLRWEQVENSEGTIWGQLGANSDHEKLHDMVKYLDLEMHFGTQKGSSLLVVPTPEPTPQLETFKKKDVIEILSHKKAYNASILIAHLKLSPGELRQVLMNMASDRLEPPHIRQLLLYAPDAEEVKKYEEYRDDPSKLSEPDQFVLQMLSVPEYKTRLESLHFKCSLQEKTEELRGAYECVCKASSELKSSKKLAKILEFVLAMGNYLNNSQPKTSKTTGFKINFLTELSTTKTVDGKSTFLHILVKSLCHHFPDVLDFSKDLTMVPLAAKVNQRTMTTDVNDLHATIQNIRSACQKMPTTAEDRFAVVMSNFLENSHPAVQSLESLQQRAMEEFSRTASYFGEDSKSTNTEAFFGIFAEFINKFERVLGDQQAAENPKSPRSPRMASPLAW
- the grid2ipa gene encoding delphilin isoform X6 is translated as MNCCLRIFIPKKHRERFDEVVSQSLMSRFKGRSFSDPSRSRRSRRRSEDHPEHLLVSTRASSVPRTHAEEGSIPPARGMRKTTSLIAGHSGGATTNCRTVRVCKGNMSFGFTLRGHAPVWIDSVIPGSAADKAGLKPGDRILFLNGLDMRTSSHEKVVSMLQGSGAMPTLVVEDGAPSFTLSEQDLVGSGIAPERARSPVLSSLQWVAEILPPSIRVQGRTFGQQLEHLLTIQERYTICKALENFFQHRNVDTLIVDVFPVLDTPAKQVIWQFVYQLLTYEEQEHCQSKISRFLGFKTTVPPPPPPPPPEPEVASEPHRRSSSMRVTGTTYRSSVRGRSSDDLVIGTHLGMGYRADSFLEAGMRLAPGERQSGDGTSLPETPNNLTNLSAVYAELENMYSAKRSKSLKTRPPPAPETLLDLDPPSRTASPTMRVNTGSRKGPPAPTSWPETIPSPPPSQFYPSGLTSQNSGESNPYISLDSPPLSPPETPDFLSSPPPRRSSKRRYTFSKPPRSEDTDRFLDALSEQLGQRVAIVDDFLTPENDYEEDVVQMAFPDEEEEENEEELGMDDDEEEEDDNGGFVGPELSSPSDIQSSSGEENASSLTYSSSSDHIPPPPMTPPPPPPVQFNDSPAPPPPPPPPPPPAPVATQTQQQPSYTPEHSPRAYVPIRRKSGPPPPPPPRSNPPPKRHSLHKVLPTKEEMHVHAAIQELKAYQEQQERQNYEEQQAYKERQAYEEQKAFEEQQAYQEKLFKERQAYEEQKAYEELKAFEEQMFQEQQAYQERQASQQRQAYEEQKAYEEQLMQQIYQSHHSMPSQPTQQQAHSPHQLQQLHQSLPPLPGPESTNHHARLYMMHQSQQQQQGHHHRRQSRSAPPPHQPPPQPAANPSQQYSEGVYQSRQSFRSQPHHSSAEMLHQMQQAHHNQSADVLQQMHQPSSHYSSAEILHQIHQSKLHHSSTERLHQAHQMMQMQPHHSSTELLHQAHQMHRGQPHHSSSELLHQIHKPKPHHSSTELLHQSHQMHQPKPHHSSTELLHQDQQEPSSLPVQLNRESHSQSRRSLKCLHQTQVSPQAQSVHHHPQPIKPSPQRPHSMQQTHHHSGTPQIHHIHHMTPQPPPQDYQHQIHVIHPPQQQSHRSHPLLSTFQPLQPHQPTLSTFQPLPQQQTQAPTQSTRPHSQPSHHLMQSQQPQVQTHHKPPQAQNQPQSLPHSLSDPTEHLEPPPPPPLPPPCSPPPLPRPTLSRMDSHHMSVKRLRWEQVENSEGTIWGQLGANSDHEKLHDMVKYLDLEMHFGTQKGSSLLVVPTPEPTPQLETFKKKDVIEILSHKKAYNASILIAHLKLSPGELRQVLMNMASDRLEPPHIRQLLLYAPDAEEVKKYEEYRDDPSKLSEPDQFVLQMLSVPEYKTRLESLHFKCSLQEKTEELRGAYECVCKASSELKSSKKLAKILEFVLAMGNYLNNSQPKTSKTTGFKINFLTELSTTKTVDGKSTFLHILVKSLCHHFPDVLDFSKDLTMVPLAAKVNQRTMTTDVNDLHATIQNIRSACQKMPTTAEDRFAVVMSNFLENSHPAVQSLESLQQRAMEEFSRTASYFGEDSKSTNTEAFFGIFAEFINKFERVLGDQQAAENPKSPRSPRMASPLAW